One Halobaculum roseum DNA segment encodes these proteins:
- a CDS encoding cytochrome P450 — protein MNGSTAPEGAASDEQSHGHARRGHDPDAAIADRRTEGPAAAGSDPERAPLPPGPDGVPVLGTLPRFVRDPFAFYDRLFAYGDVVSYDFGLWNNVTLFHPDDVQRVLVDDADRFRKSHVQRRSGVDFLENGLLLTEGEEWREQRTQLQPLFYRERIETFAGAMVEEARELVDSWDDGEVVDLVDAYSTLAMRVLGRTLFGVDVHDGDGYEVIRRAATSVQERADAGSVTAFLPDWVPTPANRRFARDTDAFREYVDGLVRERRGSDPADADDLLTLLVGLGEGDALSDEAVRDQLMTFLFAGHETTSLALSYATHALARRPDIVDDLRAEAAAAGDLDAAAVRSLDLTDRVVSETLRMYPPAYVLFREPTEDVVVGGYRIPAGTNISLPIWRLHTDPRWWDDPESFDPSRWLDEDPDRPEHAYLPFGAGPRHCIGMRFASLELRATLATVFREVAFDPVPADAAEPSFEAAATLQPREPLRVRVSKR, from the coding sequence ATGAACGGTTCGACCGCCCCCGAGGGCGCCGCGTCGGACGAGCAGTCGCACGGCCACGCGCGACGGGGCCACGATCCGGACGCGGCGATCGCGGACCGTCGCACCGAGGGTCCCGCAGCGGCGGGGTCGGACCCCGAGCGTGCGCCGCTGCCGCCCGGCCCCGACGGCGTCCCGGTGCTCGGGACGCTGCCGCGGTTCGTGCGGGACCCGTTCGCGTTCTACGACCGCCTGTTCGCGTACGGCGACGTGGTGTCGTACGACTTCGGCCTGTGGAACAACGTCACGCTGTTTCACCCGGACGATGTGCAGCGGGTTCTCGTCGACGACGCCGACCGCTTCCGGAAGTCGCACGTCCAGCGACGCTCCGGGGTCGACTTCCTGGAGAACGGCCTGCTGTTGACCGAGGGCGAGGAGTGGCGCGAGCAGCGGACGCAGCTCCAACCCCTGTTCTACCGGGAGAGGATCGAGACGTTCGCGGGTGCGATGGTGGAGGAGGCCCGGGAACTGGTCGACTCGTGGGACGACGGCGAGGTGGTCGACCTGGTCGACGCCTACTCGACGCTGGCGATGCGCGTGCTCGGCCGGACGCTGTTCGGCGTCGACGTCCACGACGGCGACGGGTACGAGGTGATCCGGAGGGCCGCGACGAGCGTACAGGAGCGCGCGGACGCGGGGTCGGTCACGGCGTTCCTCCCCGACTGGGTTCCGACGCCGGCGAACCGCCGGTTCGCGCGCGACACCGACGCCTTCCGCGAGTACGTCGACGGGCTGGTCCGCGAGCGTCGCGGGAGCGATCCCGCCGACGCCGACGACCTGTTGACCCTGCTGGTCGGCCTCGGCGAGGGCGACGCCCTCTCGGACGAGGCGGTGCGCGACCAACTGATGACGTTCCTGTTCGCGGGCCACGAGACCACGTCGCTCGCGCTCTCGTACGCCACCCACGCGCTCGCTCGCCGTCCGGATATCGTCGACGACCTCCGCGCCGAGGCGGCCGCCGCGGGCGACCTCGACGCTGCGGCGGTACGGTCGCTCGACCTGACCGACCGCGTCGTCTCGGAGACGCTCCGGATGTACCCGCCCGCGTACGTCCTGTTCCGCGAGCCGACCGAGGACGTGGTCGTCGGCGGCTACCGGATACCGGCGGGAACGAACATTTCGCTCCCGATCTGGCGGCTCCACACTGACCCGCGCTGGTGGGACGACCCCGAGTCGTTCGACCCCTCGCGCTGGCTCGACGAGGACCCCGACCGGCCGGAGCACGCGTACCTCCCGTTCGGCGCCGGGCCGCGCCACTGTATCGGGATGCGGTTCGCGTCGCTGGAACTTCGAGCGACGCTCGCGACCGTGTTCCGGGAGGTCGCGTTCGACCCCGTGCCGGCCGACGCCGCCGAGCCGTCCTTCGAGGCGGCGGCGACGCTCCAGCCGAGAGAGCCGCTCCGCGTTCGCGTCTCGAAGCGGTAG
- a CDS encoding acc operon protein, whose product MADDDPPVAERLTLPDDADDEEAAAILAAVGAHVRDSEAAAAAAAEDGGEETWDGKRWAFAGRLESLGGRGARVPRGAPTDAWTASGRTDRF is encoded by the coding sequence ATGGCCGACGACGACCCCCCGGTCGCCGAGCGGCTGACGCTCCCGGACGACGCCGACGACGAGGAGGCCGCCGCGATCCTCGCGGCCGTCGGCGCGCACGTCCGCGACTCGGAGGCGGCCGCCGCCGCGGCCGCCGAGGACGGCGGCGAGGAGACGTGGGACGGCAAGCGCTGGGCGTTCGCGGGACGCCTCGAATCCCTGGGCGGTCGAGGCGCGCGCGTCCCTCGCGGCGCCCCCACGGACGCGTGGACCGCGAGCGGCCGGACGGATCGGTTCTGA
- a CDS encoding carbohydrate kinase family protein has translation MSGEDGRRSGRGGGDRTGGDAPSSGGPSVLCVGHVNWDVTLIVDRLPAPDGEVKIRRRHQAGGGSAANVAAVLAGLDCEAALFGSVGDDESGSFAGRELSRAGVRTHLVEADGETAVKYLIVDADGEVMVLSNEGANEAFAAEDLPPAALTADTDHLHLTNQPPAVAAALAERAREVGATVSVAPGRQFAERDFTEALSLADLVFCNRREAAALLDEDGDGATGYGALRADATLVVTHGGDGSEVHDRAAERTYTHDGFDADVVDTTGAGDAFAAGFLAARLGGGGFERALAVANACGAVAAGEVGARVEITWERIAAVLDGAAGAGDPGGT, from the coding sequence ATGAGCGGCGAGGACGGCCGACGAAGCGGTCGCGGCGGGGGCGACCGAACCGGCGGCGACGCGCCGTCTTCCGGGGGCCCGAGCGTGCTGTGCGTCGGCCACGTCAACTGGGACGTGACGCTGATCGTCGACCGGCTCCCCGCGCCGGACGGCGAGGTGAAGATCCGGCGGCGCCACCAGGCCGGCGGCGGCAGCGCGGCCAACGTCGCGGCCGTGCTCGCGGGGCTCGACTGCGAGGCCGCGCTGTTCGGCTCCGTCGGCGACGACGAGTCGGGGTCGTTCGCCGGACGGGAGCTGTCGCGGGCGGGCGTGCGAACGCACCTCGTCGAGGCCGACGGCGAGACGGCGGTGAAGTACCTGATCGTCGACGCCGACGGCGAGGTGATGGTGCTGTCGAACGAGGGGGCCAACGAGGCGTTCGCCGCCGAGGACCTCCCGCCCGCCGCGCTGACCGCGGACACCGACCACCTGCACCTGACGAACCAGCCGCCGGCGGTCGCGGCCGCGTTGGCCGAGCGCGCGCGCGAGGTCGGCGCGACCGTGAGCGTCGCTCCCGGCCGCCAGTTCGCCGAGCGCGACTTCACGGAGGCCCTCTCGCTGGCGGATCTGGTGTTCTGCAACCGCCGGGAGGCCGCGGCCCTGCTCGACGAGGACGGGGACGGCGCGACCGGCTACGGCGCGCTCAGGGCGGACGCGACGCTTGTCGTCACCCACGGCGGCGACGGATCGGAGGTTCACGACCGCGCGGCCGAGCGAACCTACACGCACGACGGCTTCGACGCGGACGTGGTCGACACGACCGGCGCCGGCGACGCCTTCGCCGCGGGCTTTCTCGCGGCGCGGCTCGGCGGGGGGGGCTTCGAGCGGGCGCTGGCTGTCGCGAACGCCTGCGGCGCGGTCGCCGCCGGCGAGGTCGGCGCACGCGTCGAGATCACGTGGGAGCGGATCGCGGCGGTGCTCGACGGGGCCGCCGGCGCTGGCGACCCCGGGGGAACGTAG
- a CDS encoding acyl-CoA carboxylase subunit beta, with product MEDRIDELREKRAAAEKGGGEDRIERQHEKGKMTARERIDYFLDDDTFHEFDQFRTHDTHSFGMEEKQIPGDGVVTGYGEVNGRKTFVFAHDFTVFGGSLGEVFAEKVCKVMDKAMDVGAPVIGLNDSAGARIQEGVGSLAGYAEIFRRNTEASGVIPQLSGIMGPCAGGAVYSPAITDFTFMVKESSHMFITGPEVIKTVTGEEVSFEELGGAQTHASTSGVAHFAEDSEEEALDDMRRLLSYLPQNNVEDPPRVEPWDDPDRRDEELTEIVPDQPRKPYDITNVVDRVVDEGSFFETHADFAKNILTGFARLDGHSIGVVANQPRVNAGTLDIEASEKGARFVRFCDAFNVPILTFVDVPGFMPGTDQEHNGIIRHGAKLLYAYSEATVPLLTVITRKAYGGAYDVMASKHIGGDVNYAWPTAEIAVMGPQGAVNILYDDELADADDPEQKRQELIDEYREEFANPYTAADKGFLDDVLEPTETRPRLIDDLEMLLSKRESLPDKKHGNIPI from the coding sequence ATGGAGGACCGCATCGACGAGCTTCGCGAGAAGCGCGCGGCAGCCGAGAAGGGCGGCGGCGAGGACCGCATCGAGCGCCAACACGAGAAGGGGAAGATGACCGCGCGCGAGCGCATCGACTACTTCCTCGACGACGACACCTTCCACGAGTTCGACCAGTTCCGCACCCACGACACGCACTCGTTCGGGATGGAGGAAAAGCAGATCCCGGGCGACGGCGTCGTCACCGGCTACGGCGAGGTGAACGGACGCAAGACGTTCGTGTTCGCGCACGACTTCACCGTCTTCGGCGGCTCGCTTGGCGAGGTGTTCGCCGAGAAGGTGTGTAAGGTCATGGACAAGGCGATGGACGTGGGCGCGCCAGTCATCGGCCTCAACGACTCCGCGGGCGCGCGGATCCAGGAGGGCGTCGGCTCGCTCGCGGGCTACGCTGAGATCTTCCGGCGCAACACCGAGGCCTCGGGCGTCATCCCGCAGCTCTCGGGCATCATGGGCCCGTGCGCCGGCGGCGCGGTGTACTCCCCCGCGATCACGGACTTCACCTTCATGGTGAAGGAGTCCAGCCACATGTTCATCACCGGCCCGGAGGTCATCAAGACCGTCACGGGCGAGGAGGTGAGCTTCGAGGAGCTCGGCGGCGCACAGACCCACGCCAGCACCTCCGGAGTCGCGCACTTCGCCGAGGACTCCGAGGAGGAGGCGCTCGACGACATGCGCCGGCTGCTGTCGTACCTCCCGCAGAACAACGTCGAGGACCCCCCGCGCGTCGAGCCGTGGGACGACCCCGACCGGCGCGACGAGGAGCTGACCGAGATCGTCCCCGACCAGCCGCGCAAGCCCTACGACATCACGAACGTCGTCGACCGCGTCGTCGACGAGGGCTCGTTCTTCGAGACGCACGCCGACTTCGCGAAGAACATCCTCACCGGCTTCGCCCGGCTCGACGGCCACTCGATCGGCGTCGTCGCGAACCAGCCGCGGGTCAACGCCGGCACCCTCGACATCGAGGCCAGCGAGAAGGGCGCGCGGTTCGTCCGCTTCTGTGACGCGTTCAACGTCCCGATCCTGACGTTCGTCGACGTTCCCGGGTTCATGCCCGGCACCGACCAGGAACACAACGGGATCATCCGGCACGGCGCGAAGCTGCTGTACGCCTACTCCGAGGCGACGGTCCCGCTCCTGACGGTGATCACGCGCAAGGCCTACGGCGGCGCCTACGACGTGATGGCCTCCAAGCACATCGGCGGCGACGTGAACTACGCGTGGCCGACCGCGGAGATCGCGGTGATGGGCCCGCAGGGTGCGGTGAACATCCTCTACGACGACGAACTCGCGGACGCCGACGACCCCGAACAGAAGCGCCAGGAGCTGATCGACGAGTACCGCGAGGAGTTCGCCAACCCCTACACCGCCGCGGACAAGGGCTTCCTCGACGACGTGCTCGAACCGACGGAGACGCGTCCGCGCCTGATCGACGACCTGGAGATGCTGCTGTCGAAGCGCGAGTCGCTCCCCGACAAGAAGCACGGCAACATCCCGATCTGA
- a CDS encoding enoyl-CoA hydratase/isomerase family protein — MIRYDLTDEVATVTFDRPEKRNALTLDGLAEFREALDRGAEEARVVVLRGAGDAFCAGDDIASVAGLGEEVAPATLATRLYDALFGPEQVEVPVIAAVDGPAYGGGFEVVAAADLAVATADAAFALPEATIGAYPPYAVARVGEACGRKRLLELALTGEPIDAETAREWGLCNRLVEDSELDDAVAELTEAVCSVPGPSVALVKRYVRAASADPDERARLVEGFSAVADEPDCLAAAERFLSGGE; from the coding sequence GTGATCCGCTACGACCTGACCGACGAGGTGGCGACGGTGACGTTCGACCGCCCGGAGAAGCGCAACGCCCTGACCCTCGACGGGCTCGCGGAGTTCCGGGAGGCGCTCGACCGCGGCGCCGAGGAGGCGCGCGTCGTCGTGCTCCGCGGCGCCGGCGACGCCTTCTGCGCCGGCGACGACATCGCCTCGGTCGCGGGACTCGGCGAGGAGGTCGCCCCGGCGACGCTGGCGACGCGGCTGTACGACGCGCTGTTCGGCCCCGAGCAGGTCGAGGTGCCCGTCATCGCCGCCGTCGACGGGCCGGCGTACGGGGGCGGCTTCGAGGTCGTCGCCGCGGCGGATCTGGCGGTCGCGACCGCCGACGCGGCGTTCGCGCTCCCGGAGGCCACGATCGGCGCGTACCCGCCCTACGCCGTCGCGCGCGTCGGCGAGGCGTGCGGCCGCAAGCGACTGCTCGAACTCGCGCTCACCGGCGAGCCCATCGACGCCGAGACGGCCCGAGAGTGGGGGCTGTGTAACCGCCTCGTCGAGGACTCCGAGCTCGACGACGCCGTCGCGGAGCTGACCGAGGCGGTGTGTTCGGTGCCCGGGCCCTCGGTGGCGCTGGTGAAGCGGTACGTGCGGGCCGCCTCAGCAGACCCCGACGAGCGCGCGCGGCTGGTCGAGGGGTTCTCCGCGGTCGCGGACGAGCCCGACTGCCTCGCAGCGGCCGAACGGTTCCTCTCCGGCGGCGAGTGA
- a CDS encoding ribose 1,5-bisphosphate isomerase, which yields MTSDPPLSDAVDDTAADIATMEIRGAATIAAAAADAVAAQARETASETDDPAAFERAMRRAGRRLYDTRPTAVSLPNALRYTLGRMEGDDVETLHDSVLAATTAFTDRLDRAQNDLGRVGANRLRDGDTVMTHCHSTDALSCVEHAVEQGKDISAIVKETRPRNQGHITATQLRDLGVDVTLIVDSAARRYLDEADHVLVGADSIAADGGVVNKIGTSGLAVNARERGVPIMVAAQTIKLHPDTLTGHTVEIEMRDEAEVIEADAREAIGDITVDNPAFDVTPPRYVDAIVTESGQFPPESIVTLMRELFGESADRPWEEPDATTADATGPTA from the coding sequence ATGACCAGCGACCCCCCGCTCTCGGACGCGGTCGACGACACCGCAGCCGACATCGCGACGATGGAGATCCGCGGCGCCGCGACGATCGCCGCGGCCGCCGCCGACGCCGTCGCCGCCCAGGCGCGCGAGACGGCGAGCGAGACCGACGACCCGGCCGCGTTCGAGCGCGCGATGCGCCGCGCCGGTCGCCGGCTGTACGACACCCGACCGACCGCGGTGTCGCTGCCGAACGCGCTGCGCTACACGCTCGGCCGGATGGAGGGCGACGACGTGGAGACCCTCCACGATTCGGTGCTCGCGGCCACGACCGCGTTCACCGACCGGCTCGACCGCGCCCAGAACGACCTCGGTCGCGTGGGCGCCAACCGCCTCCGCGACGGCGACACGGTGATGACCCACTGCCACTCGACGGACGCGCTCTCGTGTGTCGAACACGCCGTCGAGCAGGGCAAGGACATCTCCGCGATCGTCAAGGAGACGCGCCCGCGCAACCAGGGCCACATCACCGCGACCCAGCTTCGCGATCTGGGCGTCGACGTGACGCTGATCGTCGACTCGGCGGCCCGCCGGTACCTCGACGAGGCCGATCACGTGCTCGTGGGCGCCGACTCCATCGCCGCCGACGGCGGCGTCGTCAACAAGATCGGCACCTCCGGGCTCGCCGTCAACGCCCGCGAGCGGGGCGTCCCGATCATGGTCGCGGCCCAGACGATCAAGCTCCACCCCGACACCCTCACCGGCCACACCGTCGAGATCGAGATGCGCGACGAGGCGGAGGTCATCGAGGCGGACGCGCGCGAGGCGATCGGCGACATCACCGTCGACAACCCGGCGTTCGACGTGACGCCGCCGCGGTACGTCGACGCCATCGTCACCGAGTCGGGGCAGTTCCCGCCCGAGAGCATCGTCACGCTGATGCGGGAGCTGTTCGGCGAGAGCGCCGACCGGCCCTGGGAGGAGCCCGACGCGACGACGGCGGACGCGACGGGGCCGACCGCATGA
- a CDS encoding dCTP deaminase, with translation MSLIDRLDDIVHEETQTEGPGIDLTLAGVHEIADPGAVDFGGGELADASFATIEPEKRDPDDDYGWWDLEPGTYLVTLNESLSGDDTVTLQPRTELVARGATHPTLRTASLPPVPLTVSRTASGAGDVDFDNAGGTRETVGLRLKENARVSTLLPE, from the coding sequence CGAGGAAACCCAGACCGAGGGACCCGGCATCGACCTGACGCTCGCCGGCGTCCACGAGATAGCGGACCCGGGCGCCGTCGACTTCGGCGGCGGCGAACTCGCCGACGCGTCGTTCGCGACGATCGAGCCCGAGAAGCGCGACCCCGACGACGACTACGGCTGGTGGGACCTCGAACCGGGGACGTACCTCGTCACCCTGAACGAGTCGCTGTCCGGCGATGACACGGTCACGCTCCAGCCTCGGACGGAACTCGTCGCGCGCGGCGCGACCCACCCGACCCTCCGGACCGCGTCGCTCCCGCCGGTTCCCCTGACCGTGAGTCGGACGGCCTCCGGCGCCGGCGACGTCGATTTCGATAACGCCGGAGGGACCCGTGAGACCGTCGGACTCCGACTGAAGGAGAACGCCCGCGTCTCGACGCTCCTGCCGGAGTGA